A window of Hirundo rustica isolate bHirRus1 chromosome 27, bHirRus1.pri.v3, whole genome shotgun sequence contains these coding sequences:
- the LOC120763927 gene encoding feather keratin Cos2-2-like — MSCSEKCQQCRPCDPCCQPCGPCPLASSCTECCVRQCQSSHVIIEPPAVLVTLPGPILSSSPQNTAVGSSTSAAVGSILSCDGVPISSGGFDISCITNCYGGNRCCRSC, encoded by the coding sequence ATGTCCTGCTCTGAGAAGTGCCAGCAGTGCCGGCCCTGTGACccttgctgccagccctgtggcccCTGCCcgctggccagcagctgcactgagtgctgtgtcaggcagtgccagagctccCACGTCATCATTGAGCcgcctgctgtgctggtgaccctgcccggccccatcctcagctcctccccacaGAACACCGCCGTGggatcctccacctctgctgctgttggcagcaTCCTCAGCTGTGACGGAGTGCccatcagctctgggggctTTGACATCTCCTGCATCACCAACTGCTATGGTGGCAACAGATGTTGTCGCTCCTGCTAA
- the LOC120763586 gene encoding feather keratin Cos2-2-like — MSCSEKCQQCRPCDPCCQPCGPCLLASSCTECCVRQCQSSHVIIEPPAVLVTLPGPILSSSPQNTAVGSSTSAAVGNILSCDGVPISSGGFDISCITNCYGGNRCCRSC; from the coding sequence ATGTCCTGCTCTGAGAAGTGCCAGCAGTGCCGGCCCTGTGACccttgctgccagccctgtggcccctgcctgctggccagcagctgcactgagtgctgtgtcaggcagtgccagagctccCACGTCATCATTGAGCcgcctgctgtgctggtgaccctgcccggccccatcctcagctcctccccacaGAACACCGCCGTGggatcctccacctctgctgctgttggcaacATCCTCAGCTGTGACGGAGTGCccatcagctctgggggctTTGACATCTCCTGCATCACCAACTGCTATGGCGGCAACAGATGTTGTCGCTCCTGCTAA